Proteins from a genomic interval of Bradyrhizobium sp. G127:
- a CDS encoding ETC complex I subunit produces the protein MTARIFKPAKNAMQSGAAKTKAWQLDYEPEQPRVIEPLMGWTSSGDMKQQVTLHFHTREDAVAYCEREGIPYQVLEPKELQPRVKAYADNFAFRRPEPWTH, from the coding sequence ATGACAGCACGAATCTTCAAACCGGCAAAAAATGCGATGCAGTCCGGAGCGGCGAAGACCAAGGCGTGGCAACTCGACTATGAACCTGAGCAGCCCCGGGTGATCGAGCCGCTGATGGGCTGGACCAGCTCCGGCGACATGAAGCAGCAGGTCACCCTCCATTTCCATACGAGGGAAGACGCCGTCGCCTATTGCGAGCGAGAGGGCATTCCCTATCAGGTGCTCGAGCCGAAGGAATTGCAGCCCCGCGTGAAGGCCTATGCGGACAATTTCGCGTTCCGCCGCCCTGAGCCCTGGACGCACTGA
- a CDS encoding carboxyl transferase domain-containing protein yields the protein MALRSGLDPKSSDFTRNAEAMRALVADLKDKLSQVAGGGGEASRAKHTARGKMLARERVDLLIDPGTAFLEFSPMAAYGLYGGAVHSASIVTGIGRVAGRECVIVANDATISGGTYYPMTVKKHLRAQDIARQNNLPCIYMVDSGGAFLPQQDEIFPDEKHFGRIFYNQANMSAQGIPQIAIVMGSCTAGGAYVPAMSDESIIVRNQGTIFLGGPPLVKAATGEVVTAEELGGADVHSRHSGVTDHYAQNDSHAIGIARRIVGNLNPATSSATGLREPRDPLFDREDIYGVVPADARKPFDVREIIARIVDGSEFEEFKKLYGTTLVCGFAHIWGYPVGIIANNGILFSESSLKGAHFIELCCQRNIPLLFLQNITGFMVGKKYEAGGIARDGAKLVTAVATASVPKFTVVIGGSYGAGNYGMCGRAYSPRFLWMWPNARISVMGGEQAATVLSTLRRDNIEAKGGEWSAKEEDAFRSPIREQYETQGHPYYATARLWDDGVIDPADTRLVLGLGLSAAANSPIEPPKFGVFRM from the coding sequence ATGGCACTTCGCTCCGGACTCGATCCCAAATCGTCCGATTTCACGCGCAATGCGGAAGCGATGCGCGCCCTGGTCGCGGACCTCAAGGACAAGCTCTCGCAGGTCGCCGGCGGCGGCGGGGAGGCCTCTCGCGCCAAGCACACGGCGCGCGGCAAGATGCTGGCGCGCGAGCGCGTCGATCTGCTGATCGACCCCGGCACGGCGTTCCTGGAATTCTCGCCGATGGCGGCCTATGGCCTGTATGGCGGCGCGGTGCATTCCGCCAGCATCGTCACCGGCATCGGCCGCGTCGCGGGGCGTGAATGCGTCATTGTCGCCAACGACGCCACCATCAGCGGCGGCACTTATTATCCCATGACGGTGAAGAAGCATCTGCGCGCGCAGGATATCGCGCGGCAGAACAATCTGCCGTGTATCTATATGGTGGACTCCGGCGGCGCGTTCCTGCCGCAGCAGGACGAGATTTTCCCCGACGAGAAACACTTCGGCCGCATCTTCTACAATCAGGCCAATATGTCCGCGCAGGGCATTCCGCAGATCGCCATCGTGATGGGATCGTGCACCGCCGGCGGCGCGTATGTACCCGCGATGTCCGATGAGAGCATCATCGTGCGCAATCAGGGCACCATCTTTCTCGGCGGCCCGCCGCTGGTGAAAGCGGCGACCGGCGAGGTCGTCACGGCGGAAGAACTCGGCGGCGCGGACGTCCACAGCCGCCATTCCGGCGTCACCGATCACTACGCGCAGAACGACAGCCACGCCATCGGCATCGCGCGGCGCATCGTCGGCAACCTCAATCCGGCGACGTCCTCGGCCACCGGCCTGCGGGAGCCGCGCGACCCGCTGTTCGATCGCGAGGACATCTACGGCGTGGTGCCTGCCGACGCGCGCAAGCCATTTGATGTGCGCGAGATCATCGCGCGCATTGTGGATGGCTCGGAGTTCGAGGAATTCAAGAAGCTCTACGGCACGACTCTGGTCTGCGGCTTCGCCCACATCTGGGGTTATCCGGTCGGCATCATCGCCAACAACGGTATCCTGTTCAGTGAAAGCTCGCTGAAGGGCGCGCATTTCATCGAACTGTGCTGCCAGCGCAATATCCCGCTGCTGTTCCTGCAAAACATCACCGGCTTCATGGTCGGCAAGAAATACGAGGCCGGCGGCATCGCGCGCGACGGCGCCAAACTGGTCACGGCGGTGGCGACCGCATCGGTGCCGAAGTTCACCGTGGTAATCGGCGGCTCCTACGGCGCCGGCAACTATGGCATGTGCGGCCGCGCCTACAGCCCGCGCTTCCTGTGGATGTGGCCGAACGCACGCATCTCGGTGATGGGCGGTGAGCAGGCCGCCACGGTGCTGAGTACGTTGCGCCGTGACAACATCGAGGCCAAGGGCGGCGAGTGGTCGGCCAAGGAAGAAGACGCCTTCCGCAGCCCCATCCGCGAGCAGTACGAAACCCAAGGGCATCCCTACTACGCCACGGCGCGACTATGGGACGACGGCGTGATCGATCCTGCCGATACGCGCCTGGTGCTCGGCCTTGGCTTGTCGGCGGCCGCGAATTCCCCGATCGAGCCGCCGAAGTTCGGCGTGTTCCGGATGTGA
- a CDS encoding enoyl-CoA hydratase/isomerase family protein, which translates to MSNLVRIERDHDVARVTLNRPELNNALNRALIEALRAAFENIAADRSIATLVLAGEGKSLCAGADIGAMREAGSYTRDENIKDALPLVRMLSALDRMPQTTVARVQGPIYGGGVGVVAACDIAIGSSEATFCLSEVRLGIVPGMISPYVLRAIGERTARRYFQTAEVFDAREARRIGLLHEIVAAEALDERIAKMLKQLKSAAPGARSIAKKLAGDIAGRPIDEALMTETAHLIADIRAKPEAREGLSAFLEKRKPSWT; encoded by the coding sequence ATGAGCAACCTTGTCCGCATCGAACGCGACCACGACGTGGCGCGTGTCACGCTGAACCGCCCGGAGTTGAACAATGCGCTTAACAGGGCGCTGATCGAGGCGCTGCGTGCCGCGTTCGAGAATATCGCCGCAGATCGCTCGATCGCGACGCTGGTGCTGGCGGGCGAGGGCAAGAGCCTCTGCGCCGGGGCCGACATCGGCGCGATGCGCGAAGCGGGCAGCTATACGCGCGACGAGAACATCAAGGACGCGCTGCCGCTGGTGCGGATGTTGTCCGCGCTCGACCGCATGCCGCAGACCACGGTCGCGCGGGTGCAGGGGCCGATCTATGGTGGCGGGGTCGGCGTGGTCGCGGCCTGCGACATTGCGATAGGTTCTTCCGAAGCCACGTTCTGCCTGTCCGAAGTGCGGCTCGGCATCGTCCCCGGCATGATCAGCCCCTACGTGCTGCGCGCCATCGGCGAGCGCACCGCGCGGCGCTATTTCCAGACCGCGGAAGTGTTCGACGCACGGGAAGCCCGCCGCATCGGCCTGCTGCATGAGATTGTCGCGGCTGAGGCACTGGACGAGCGCATCGCGAAAATGCTGAAGCAGTTGAAATCCGCCGCCCCCGGTGCGCGCAGCATCGCCAAGAAACTCGCCGGTGATATCGCGGGCCGTCCTATCGATGAAGCTCTGATGACCGAGACCGCGCATCTGATCGCGGATATCCGTGCGAAACCCGAGGCCCGCGAGGGTCTCTCCGCATTCCTTGAAAAGCGCAAACCGTCGTGGACCTGA
- a CDS encoding acetyl/propionyl/methylcrotonyl-CoA carboxylase subunit alpha, translating into MNAKAVTKSGASALYRRFGTLLIANRGEIACRVIRTARAMGLRTVAVCSEADADALHVAMADDAVLLGPARARDSYLNIDRILEAAQKTGAEAIHPGYGFLSENADFARRCAEAGIVFVGPTAEMMEAMGSKSGSKALMEKAGVPLVPGYHGEAQDEKTLADAANKIGFPVLAKASAGGGGRGMRIVRSADELAAAIVSAKREALAAFGDDRMLIEKFVQNPRHIEVQIVGDSHGNLVSLFERECTLQRRHQKVIEEAPSPTLGPEQREAVCAAARKAAGAVNYVGAGTIEFVSDGKEVFFIEMNTRLQVEHPVTELITGVDLVEWQLRVAFGEKLPLAQDQIKLNGHAIEARVYAENPNKNFMPSVGRIRTWRTPDEVDGLRIDAGYGEGKTVSPNYDAMLAKLIAWAPTRDLAISRLNRGLEETDVRGIVTNIPFLSALITHPDVRANQIDTSFIERELAKLTPAEAALTELELGAAVAAILRSEEIAAGADARSPWRAASGWTAVGARQRSFVFRQADGERKVALHYGSGPSTLAIDGRELTFASSPSARGGLDVVLDGVKHHVSGLLDEHEVYVRTRNGRFEFHWVDPFGTEDEEQAGADRVVAPLPGTVVALLVEEGTSVEKGAAILTLEVMKMEQTLRAPFAGIVKELKCKVGDIVQEGVELAEIEPKA; encoded by the coding sequence ATGAACGCCAAAGCCGTCACCAAGTCCGGAGCAAGCGCGTTGTACCGACGGTTCGGCACCTTGCTGATCGCCAATCGCGGCGAGATCGCCTGCCGCGTGATCAGGACCGCGCGCGCCATGGGATTGCGAACCGTCGCGGTTTGCTCCGAAGCGGACGCCGACGCGCTGCATGTAGCGATGGCGGACGACGCCGTGCTGCTCGGACCTGCGCGGGCCCGCGACAGCTATCTCAACATCGACCGCATTCTCGAAGCCGCACAGAAGACCGGCGCGGAAGCGATCCATCCCGGCTACGGTTTCCTCTCCGAGAACGCGGACTTCGCGCGCCGCTGTGCCGAAGCAGGCATCGTGTTCGTCGGTCCGACCGCCGAAATGATGGAGGCGATGGGTTCGAAGTCGGGCTCCAAGGCGCTGATGGAAAAAGCCGGCGTGCCGCTGGTACCCGGTTATCACGGTGAGGCGCAGGACGAGAAAACGCTCGCCGATGCGGCGAACAAGATCGGTTTTCCGGTTCTGGCAAAGGCATCCGCCGGCGGCGGCGGGCGCGGCATGCGCATCGTCCGCAGCGCGGATGAACTTGCGGCGGCCATCGTCAGCGCCAAACGCGAGGCGCTGGCAGCCTTCGGCGATGACCGCATGCTGATCGAGAAGTTCGTGCAGAACCCGCGCCACATCGAGGTGCAGATTGTCGGCGACAGTCACGGCAATCTGGTGTCGCTGTTCGAGCGCGAATGCACCCTGCAGCGCCGCCACCAGAAGGTGATCGAGGAAGCGCCGTCGCCGACCCTCGGACCGGAGCAGCGCGAAGCGGTCTGCGCCGCGGCGCGAAAGGCCGCAGGCGCAGTGAACTATGTCGGCGCAGGCACCATCGAGTTCGTGTCCGACGGGAAAGAGGTGTTCTTCATCGAAATGAACACGCGGCTTCAGGTCGAGCATCCGGTGACCGAACTCATCACCGGCGTCGATCTGGTGGAATGGCAGTTGCGCGTCGCGTTCGGCGAAAAGCTGCCGCTGGCGCAGGATCAGATCAAGTTGAATGGCCATGCTATCGAAGCGCGCGTCTACGCCGAGAATCCGAACAAGAATTTCATGCCCTCGGTCGGCCGTATCCGCACGTGGCGCACGCCAGATGAGGTGGACGGGTTGCGCATCGACGCCGGGTACGGCGAAGGCAAGACCGTCTCGCCGAACTACGACGCCATGCTGGCCAAGCTGATCGCATGGGCGCCGACGCGCGACCTTGCAATTTCACGGCTCAATCGCGGGCTGGAAGAGACCGACGTTCGCGGCATCGTCACCAACATTCCGTTCCTGTCGGCGCTGATCACGCATCCGGATGTACGCGCCAACCAGATCGATACCAGCTTCATCGAGCGCGAACTGGCGAAGCTGACACCGGCGGAAGCTGCGTTGACCGAGCTTGAGCTGGGCGCGGCCGTCGCGGCCATCCTGCGCAGCGAGGAGATCGCGGCAGGGGCTGATGCTAGGTCACCGTGGCGGGCTGCGTCGGGCTGGACCGCCGTCGGCGCGCGCCAGCGCAGTTTCGTGTTCCGGCAGGCGGACGGCGAGCGCAAGGTGGCGCTGCACTATGGCAGCGGGCCGTCGACGCTTGCAATTGACGGGCGCGAACTGACCTTCGCAAGTTCGCCGTCCGCGCGCGGCGGCCTCGATGTTGTGCTCGATGGCGTCAAGCACCACGTTTCCGGACTGCTTGACGAGCACGAGGTCTACGTCCGCACCCGCAATGGACGCTTTGAATTCCACTGGGTCGATCCGTTCGGTACCGAGGACGAGGAGCAGGCCGGTGCCGACCGCGTTGTCGCGCCGTTGCCCGGCACAGTGGTGGCGCTTCTGGTCGAGGAGGGCACATCCGTGGAGAAGGGTGCGGCGATCCTGACGCTGGAAGTGATGAAGATGGAGCAGACGTTGCGCGCGCCATTCGCGGGCATTGTGAAAGAGTTGAAGTGCAAGGTCGGCGACATCGTGCAGGAAGGCGTCGAACTCGCCGAGATCGAACCCAAGGCATAA
- a CDS encoding hydroxymethylglutaryl-CoA lyase encodes MSDQVRIVEVGPRDGLQNEKTPVSAEARIAFIENLVKAGLHTIEVGSFVSPKAIPQMVNSDQVLRAVDHHPGYEFHVLVPNEKGYEAAKAAGAKVIAVFASASEGFSKANINCTVAESIERFVPVIERAKADGIRVRGYVSCVLGCPYDGEVKPSAVVAVTKKLWDLGCYEVSLGDTIGVGTPSKARALLRAVAAEVPMPNLGMHFHDTYGQALANLYAGLEEGARVIDSAAGGLGGCPYAPGATGNVATEDVVYMLEGMGIATGVDMTQLVAATNGIAQVLGKPPVSRVASALNAKRN; translated from the coding sequence ATGAGCGATCAGGTCCGCATCGTCGAAGTCGGCCCGCGCGACGGGTTGCAAAACGAGAAGACGCCGGTGAGCGCCGAGGCGCGGATCGCGTTCATCGAGAACCTGGTCAAGGCGGGCCTGCACACCATCGAGGTCGGCAGCTTCGTGTCGCCGAAGGCGATTCCGCAGATGGTCAATTCGGATCAGGTGCTGCGCGCGGTCGACCATCATCCCGGTTATGAATTCCACGTCCTTGTGCCGAACGAGAAGGGCTATGAGGCCGCGAAAGCCGCGGGCGCGAAGGTGATCGCGGTGTTCGCCTCGGCGTCGGAAGGTTTCTCGAAGGCCAACATCAACTGCACGGTGGCGGAATCCATCGAACGTTTCGTCCCGGTGATCGAGCGAGCGAAGGCCGACGGCATCAGGGTGCGCGGCTATGTCTCCTGCGTGCTCGGCTGTCCCTATGACGGCGAGGTGAAACCGTCGGCCGTGGTCGCGGTGACCAAGAAGCTGTGGGATCTCGGGTGCTACGAGGTCTCGCTCGGCGACACCATCGGCGTCGGCACGCCGTCGAAGGCGCGGGCTTTGCTGCGCGCGGTCGCAGCGGAGGTGCCGATGCCAAATCTCGGCATGCACTTCCACGACACCTACGGACAGGCGCTGGCCAATCTGTATGCGGGGCTGGAAGAAGGCGCGCGGGTGATCGATTCCGCAGCGGGCGGCCTTGGCGGCTGTCCCTACGCGCCGGGTGCGACCGGCAATGTCGCGACGGAAGATGTGGTCTACATGCTGGAAGGCATGGGGATTGCGACCGGCGTGGACATGACGCAGCTTGTCGCCGCCACCAACGGCATCGCGCAGGTGCTCGGCAAGCCTCCGGTCAGCCGCGTGGCGTCGGCACTGAATGCCAAGCGGAACTGA
- a CDS encoding pentapeptide MXKDX repeat protein, with protein sequence MARTSRLALGTAAFISLGLAFAPVAFAQDKMSKDGMKKEDSMSKDGMKKDAMKKDGMSNDGMKKDNMKKDEMKK encoded by the coding sequence ATGGCACGCACCTCACGTCTCGCGCTCGGCACTGCCGCTTTCATCTCCCTCGGTCTCGCCTTCGCACCTGTCGCTTTCGCTCAGGACAAGATGTCCAAGGACGGCATGAAGAAGGAAGACAGCATGTCGAAAGACGGCATGAAGAAAGATGCCATGAAGAAAGACGGAATGAGCAACGATGGCATGAAGAAGGATAACATGAAGAAGGACGAGATGAAGAAGTAA
- a CDS encoding DUF6481 family protein: protein MGFKEPSFADRQAAAQNARKSILEKFKAKPGPDDPEVLKKAAERQAQAAARAEAQKLREAAKAEKKAREAELAALAVAEALRLQAEKEAAEAALKAEQKAARDARYAARKKKK, encoded by the coding sequence ATGGGTTTTAAGGAGCCGAGTTTTGCCGACCGCCAGGCCGCCGCGCAGAACGCCAGAAAGTCTATTCTCGAGAAGTTCAAGGCCAAGCCGGGTCCCGACGATCCCGAGGTCCTGAAGAAGGCTGCGGAACGGCAGGCGCAGGCCGCCGCGCGCGCGGAAGCGCAGAAGCTGCGCGAGGCCGCCAAGGCCGAAAAGAAAGCCCGCGAAGCAGAACTCGCTGCGCTGGCCGTCGCCGAGGCGCTCCGCCTCCAGGCCGAGAAGGAAGCTGCGGAAGCCGCATTGAAGGCCGAGCAGAAGGCGGCGCGCGATGCGCGCTACGCTGCGCGCAAGAAAAAGAAGTAA